A stretch of the Panicum virgatum strain AP13 chromosome 9N, P.virgatum_v5, whole genome shotgun sequence genome encodes the following:
- the LOC120691341 gene encoding ribosome biogenesis protein WDR12 homolog isoform X2, with protein MDADPSRQVRVRFVTKLPPPLRAPPATIAVPADLSRMGLSEIVNSLLAAAEPDHKAQPFDFLVDGELVRLPLQQFLLAKGISAERVLDLEYVKVVAPRKQEEPCPHDDWVSAVDGSNPSFILTGCYDGLARLWKDAVVCTQILEGHSDAITSTRFINKGVETDGSLHVVTGSKDRSLRLYKCDPSVSVDYPKRVGAYKILRGHTSSVQSIAVDPSSDLLCSGSWDSTIKLWAIEGSEEDGDVVSLKKRRMNSDSSEPEESQLEGLATITFLGHTQCVTAVTWPEQQTIYSASWDHSVRQWDVQTVKETWNMFCGKALNCLDCGGEGSSLIAAGGSDPVLRVWDPRKPGTLAPVFQFSSHSSWITACKWHPSSWFHLVSSSFDGKVMLWDLRTAWPLASVDSHKDKVLCADWWKGDSVISGGADSKLCIASGAM; from the exons atggaCGCCGACCCCTCGCGCCAGGTGCGTGTGCGCTTCGTCACCAAGCTGCCGCCCCCACTGCgggcgccgcccgccaccatTGCCGTCCCCGCTGACCTCTCCCGCATGGGCCTCTCCGAGATCgtcaacagcctcctcgccgccg CCGAACCGGACCACAAGGCGCAGCCCTTCGACTTCCTCGTGGACGGCGAGCTCGTGCGGCTGCCGCTCCAGCAGTTCCTCCTCGCCAAGGGCATCTCGGCG GAGAGGGTGCTTGACCTCGAGTATGTGAAAGTCGTGGCACCAAGGAAGCAGGAGGAACCCTGCCCCCATGATGACTGGGTTAGCGCGGTTGATGGATCAAACCCGAG TTTCATATTAACAGGATGCTACGATGGTCTTGCAAG ATTATGGAAAGATGCAGTAGTATGTACACAAATTTTGGAGGGACACAGTGATGCAATTACTTCTACCAGATTCATCAATAAAG GCGTTGAAACTGATGGCAGTCTTCATGTAGTGACTGGCTCAAAGGATAGGTCATTGCGGCTGTACAAG TGTGATCCATCGGTCAGTGTGGACTACCCAAAGCGGGTTGGGGCTTACAAAATTCTTCGTGGGCACACATCATCAGTTCAAAGTATCGCTGTAGACCCTTCAAGTGATCTG CTCTGTTCTGGTTCCTGGGATAGCACCATCAAGCTGTGGGCAATTGAAGGATCCGAAGAAGACGGTGATGTTGTTTCATTGAAGAAGAGAAGGATGAATTCTGACTCATCTGAACCTGAAGAGTCTCAGTTAGAG GGTTTAGCCACTATAACATTTCTGGGACATACACAATGTGTTACTGCTGTTACCTGGCCTGAGCAACAAACGATATATTCAGCATCTTGGGATCATTCTGTTCGGCAGTGGGATGTCCAAACAGTGAAAGAAACATGGAATATG TTTTGTGGGAAGGCCTTGAATTGCTTGGACTGTGGCGGTGAGGGTTCTTCATTGATTGCTGCTGGAGGCTCTGACCCTGTCCTGAGGGTATGGGACCCTCGCAAACCTG GAACATTAGCTCCTGTGTTTCAGTTCTCCTCTCACTCAAGCTGGATCACTGCCTGTAAATGGCATCCAAGCTCCTGGTTCCATCTGGTATCATCTTCATTTGATGGGAAAGTCATGTTGTGGGATCTAAGAACAGCA TGGCCACTGGCTTCCGTGGACTCGCACAAAGATAAG GTTTTATGTGCCGATTGGTGGAAAGGTGATAGTGTGATCAGTGGTGGAGCTGATTCCAAGCTATGTATAGCATCTG GTGCAATGTGA
- the LOC120691341 gene encoding ribosome biogenesis protein WDR12 homolog isoform X1, translated as MDADPSRQVRVRFVTKLPPPLRAPPATIAVPADLSRMGLSEIVNSLLAAAEPDHKAQPFDFLVDGELVRLPLQQFLLAKGISAERVLDLEYVKVVAPRKQEEPCPHDDWVSAVDGSNPSFILTGCYDGLARLWKDAVVCTQILEGHSDAITSTRFINKGVETDGSLHVVTGSKDRSLRLYKCDPSVSVDYPKRVGAYKILRGHTSSVQSIAVDPSSDLLCSGSWDSTIKLWAIEGSEEDGDVVSLKKRRMNSDSSEPEESQLEGLATITFLGHTQCVTAVTWPEQQTIYSASWDHSVRQWDVQTVKETWNMFCGKALNCLDCGGEGSSLIAAGGSDPVLRVWDPRKPGTLAPVFQFSSHSSWITACKWHPSSWFHLVSSSFDGKVMLWDLRTAWPLASVDSHKDKVLCADWWKGDSVISGGADSKLCIASGIDIV; from the exons atggaCGCCGACCCCTCGCGCCAGGTGCGTGTGCGCTTCGTCACCAAGCTGCCGCCCCCACTGCgggcgccgcccgccaccatTGCCGTCCCCGCTGACCTCTCCCGCATGGGCCTCTCCGAGATCgtcaacagcctcctcgccgccg CCGAACCGGACCACAAGGCGCAGCCCTTCGACTTCCTCGTGGACGGCGAGCTCGTGCGGCTGCCGCTCCAGCAGTTCCTCCTCGCCAAGGGCATCTCGGCG GAGAGGGTGCTTGACCTCGAGTATGTGAAAGTCGTGGCACCAAGGAAGCAGGAGGAACCCTGCCCCCATGATGACTGGGTTAGCGCGGTTGATGGATCAAACCCGAG TTTCATATTAACAGGATGCTACGATGGTCTTGCAAG ATTATGGAAAGATGCAGTAGTATGTACACAAATTTTGGAGGGACACAGTGATGCAATTACTTCTACCAGATTCATCAATAAAG GCGTTGAAACTGATGGCAGTCTTCATGTAGTGACTGGCTCAAAGGATAGGTCATTGCGGCTGTACAAG TGTGATCCATCGGTCAGTGTGGACTACCCAAAGCGGGTTGGGGCTTACAAAATTCTTCGTGGGCACACATCATCAGTTCAAAGTATCGCTGTAGACCCTTCAAGTGATCTG CTCTGTTCTGGTTCCTGGGATAGCACCATCAAGCTGTGGGCAATTGAAGGATCCGAAGAAGACGGTGATGTTGTTTCATTGAAGAAGAGAAGGATGAATTCTGACTCATCTGAACCTGAAGAGTCTCAGTTAGAG GGTTTAGCCACTATAACATTTCTGGGACATACACAATGTGTTACTGCTGTTACCTGGCCTGAGCAACAAACGATATATTCAGCATCTTGGGATCATTCTGTTCGGCAGTGGGATGTCCAAACAGTGAAAGAAACATGGAATATG TTTTGTGGGAAGGCCTTGAATTGCTTGGACTGTGGCGGTGAGGGTTCTTCATTGATTGCTGCTGGAGGCTCTGACCCTGTCCTGAGGGTATGGGACCCTCGCAAACCTG GAACATTAGCTCCTGTGTTTCAGTTCTCCTCTCACTCAAGCTGGATCACTGCCTGTAAATGGCATCCAAGCTCCTGGTTCCATCTGGTATCATCTTCATTTGATGGGAAAGTCATGTTGTGGGATCTAAGAACAGCA TGGCCACTGGCTTCCGTGGACTCGCACAAAGATAAG GTTTTATGTGCCGATTGGTGGAAAGGTGATAGTGTGATCAGTGGTGGAGCTGATTCCAAGCTATGTATAGCATCTGGTATTGACATTGTGTGA